The Sabethes cyaneus chromosome 1, idSabCyanKW18_F2, whole genome shotgun sequence DNA segment ACATAACATATCTGGAACGGCGAAAGCATGTGCTCAGACTGTGATGGCCACTTCCTGGTATAATGAATCAAAATCACTCCTCTGGTGGACATCGAACGCGATCGTACTTATTGGAAGCGGACTTTACACACGTGTAAAACAGGTTGAAATGAACCGGCGACATCGAACACAAATGAGCAGTCAAAAGGTAGGAGTTTAGAAGGTAGGCCAAACCAAATAAGTTTTATAAACGAATAATGGtaattttttatatatattttagCATGCAGGTTTAACTTAATTGTTTAAACACAGACTACACTACACTTTTACATTATTGTAGATAGCAGTTAAAATAAAGCGTCTAATTAAAATGTTTTAACGAAGCACGATCTCAGATAAGAGTTTTAGACTTTGACTGTAAAATAAACTCGTTGTGTCCTTTGTTTTGCTGCCATAACTCGATAGCCTTATTAACGATCAAATCAGCTGTCTCCTGTTCGTCGCGTATCTAACAATGAAACAAGATATAGTTGATTGTTTGATTTTCAACATCTCCCACGCTTGACTTACGCTATCTATACATTCCAGCAATGAGTTTAGATCCACGGAGCGTAGCACACGCCTTCGCAGGGTGCGCAAAATCTCAATGAAcacaaaaatcacaattttgatCGAACCTCCGCAGATTTTATCCCATATCCGTATCAAGGCCAGTTCCGACAACACGCCAGCAAAAAATGAACCGTACCATTTGGCTAACGGAAGCACCGATAAAATATCACATGACTTCAGATGCAGAAACATTCCATTATCCTCCTTATCGAGTATGGTACTAGTTAAATCGGAAAGTTTTCCCATCTCTTCCTGAATCTCGTGACTATATTCGTGGAAACCTTTCGCCATCCAGTAAATTTCGATGTCGTTATCGAAAATCTGTAGTAGTACTTCAGTGATTTTGGAAAATGGATTTTCTTTCTGAAAAAGTAAAcatatttaacaaaaataaaCCGAACCGAAGGTCTAACAAAGGTATCTTACATTGAGGTCATATCCGAGACATAGTTGTTTAGTTTCCAGGAGCCACATAGCGTACAACACCCGGTGTTTAGGGGTTTTTTCATCTACGACTCGTAGCACCTGCAGCGCTCTCTGCAGATCGTTATACACTGCCTCACGCTGGGTCATCACGTACTGCCGGGAATCGGTGTACGCTGGAGTTACTCCTTTCAGCGCGCAGATATTGGTCAGATTAATTTTTAGGATAAACCAATGCATAAAATAATCTTACCTAACAGGAAATTCCATAGTACATTACGATGAATGTTTGGAACAGTGAAACGGATGCAGAACTGTTTCAATTTCAACACATTCAGCGGCTTATCCTTTAGCAGAATTTCGAGTGATTTACGTTCTTCTACACTCCTACAACCTACCTTTTCATAGTAGGTGGAACGAAAGTTTCGTTCGTCCGCCATAGCCGGAGTTGTGCGCATTTTCGTGTTTTCTATGTTCCCGTTAATTTACTTATGTTTTACGCTACTCTTTGTAAAATGGTATAATGCGTAGCATATTCGTgctcagaaaaatttaaaaactttaaaaccgtATAAACAAACTCGCTTCTTGCTCCATGTTCGGCTGATCTAAAAAAACACCTTCGATCAGGGGTTCAGGGGTACCAGATTTCTTTTatttgtcgactaacatttgaaaagggcgaataagccaactgtcaaacagaacgagtgagagttcattttcctacactcaaaatatatttcacgtcgaagttacctgaaaagttatgtgaatattttccacccagcttttcctgtactatttacgtaattttcaggtagttcgcacgcatctTAATgagttaacgtgaaaatcagatagatgttattattttttccaataacaatcacctgaaaatcacgtaaatccctgtagagaaatttacgtgatttttcacgtgtaAAGGACGTGTGAATTATTTTGAGCGTATGCTGTTcctgcaaaaaataactctcactcgttctgtttgacagttggcttatccgcgcctttcaaatgttggtcgacttatTCACTATCATTCGCTTAGAGAGCCTTaaagcagagctgccacaaatacagatatttgtgcatgcataaatttgggacccatcaattatttcagttgttgtgatttctggctctactaatgttcttgaattttaaagtacttcataaacaatttatgttatttaaaagattaaatcgagaaaataaaataatccggagaaaacggtagggttccaaatttatgcatgcacaaatatctgtatttatggcagctctgccttaaagagtcgccatctgaaacaaataatctagcaacaatgcagctgcgtCTGTCAGTGTTGCCGCACACACAGATTATACTGTGATCAACAAacatttggaataaataatttttataaaatctgaATATGTAATTCTTTtaaatgataattttaccatagttaatggtcgtacctagagtgactatatacagagtggtgacaagtcatcccaaatgtatgcaatgcggtttttccaagggttttctttctctttcctgcatacgcgttggataggtcgtctgctcgattggaatgacactgacagataattatcattccaattttgacattgtcgccactctgtatatagtcactctagtcgtaccgtaaatagttatgctgctgttgtgtgttattgctaattcttttgagaaccagCGATTGCAATTAAAGATTTCGAGTTTCTTGATGCTACATAGAATAACATACTCAAGGAACCTTTCTCTGAAGCTTttatgttcgattggacttacttttgacaactaatcctgctcgattggaattttcggcttaagatggcgactctctaaggctctctatcATTCACAATCACCACAACTTGCACCACAATCACTCACGCAGAGATGCcagtaaataaaaaatataccaaacaatagagctttctgacagctcaagcatccacactagcgaacacgaaatacacgtgtatatacatgatgtttacctaattttggggaacagctgatgctggaggaacaaaccgaaaaataacgattactagttgtgtttctacGTTTGCCACACTccagagcacatatttcagtcaaattttccatcctgttccaaattcaagcacatattttgaaaatttgctgctATTTAAGCCaacggaagacgaaattcattctgtaccttggtgacaaaggaatgcatctcttttgtttactgttgttgtttgcctcattttcaagcaccaatacacacataactggaaagctctataaggttttgcacgggcgagcataacctcgcttctttgacgtctatcacgTCTATCATGGTTTGTTTACACGGACTTGGAACGTGGGTCAACATTTTGAaagtgaatattgcttaaggccttaacggcaaATCAGGAAAGCACAAAAAATGCCATTCCGAGTAgcttggagggcgacactgctggacagtttttaaaacgtttaacttcaatttatgcatatcgtgttcgcctaacaaatagtaaacaaaccacgagtggatgtcaaatggatgaattgcgttcattcatGACGTCAccttttaaaaatattcgatttgTTTCTATTTGTTTTATAGAGATATAGAGAGAGAGATTTATAGAGAAAGATAAAGATATAGAGAGAGATATACAGGTAtacccaaggggtcggacactcagcacatagtgccccggcactgcagagatatcaaacggcacacctctaaagccctataaaaataacatttatagggctttacacattTCCGgtgcaattttacatatgaaatgggagcactgccagttgtcaaaatcatctcgcacggttgccagatctatcagatttgaacgaatttaacaaatcttgcagttcggcactttcggtacagcatcggcacagttcggttcgtttcaagtcgcctaacataaaaacggctgtgccgagtgaccaaCCCCTtgggtatacctcgatataagccagcctcgttataaaaaaacctcgatataagacaattcgatataagacaattttgtccatgaagatgttcattatttcaaaataaccccaaaaatagtaaaaaactaatagtttaaacaataataaatagttcaaaaaccgtaaacacgtAATACAGAGCAAAACTTGCGACCGcttatgcaattttttttttgaaaaaaccatgtttcgatataagacaatttcgatataagacaacttttagaaattataaattgtcttatatcgaggtatccctgtagagAGAAATAGAgacagagatagagatagatagagagagagatggATACAGAGATAGagattagggttgccaagtctgaaaattacaaaaaccggccggtcgttCCTGCCATCAAAAAAtggtggggggagggggagggggtgttGGCCCGTCGTTTTGGCATTTTGATATTTATAGCATATTCTGCATATGCATATTATAAGATTTCTGGAATGTGAAATATGCGTTAATGACCTATTATTTGGGCAATCACCGGTAGCATGTAACCGGCACGGAGAGAAAGTGGGAGTCGGTTAACCGTTTTCCGTGTAAATGAGATGATGAGCAGTCAGTTGTAGAGATAACGAATGGCAGCCGGGATCCatgcagcatcgcacctcctagtttAGCTACTTAATCTTAGGgcaccgccagagtgcaagcgacaagcgacgcgacgcgacatttcttgctgaaGTTAttcgcgcagccctttttcgcccgaagcaggactgtgcatttagcaatatgagagcgaagtcgtgtcgcgtttactctttACGGGGCCTTAGggaaagagcattaccgggtataaCCACGTGGAgctgctactgtgttacctcactcataacgaatatacgttatatacgggggagaGTCGCGTAACTcactaactttatgttttttcgtttaattgatcataaattcgaatagagcatacaaatattagctatataacataagaaattacatgtttactccaaaaataaaagcatgagagattttagaatttcggaaataggggtgcgttatgagccaggtaacacagtagataGGAACTTGGGATGggtagagctatgttggacgcatctTCATTGCCTTTCCCCTTTCATACCCTAAATATTCGATTTGTTTCTCTGGTTTCTTTATTTCATTGATCACATTAATTAAACTCATTCGAAAATTATTTTAGTTATTCCAAGAGTTATTCGCATAATCGCGAAGCAAATCACATAGATTTTCGTATAAGTATACACGGCGAAGTGTGTTGAGtaggaaatgaacaaaatgttggcgggGCATTCAGGACGAGCGCCGAGCCCAACATTTTCTTTTGCCAGCTTGGTTTGTGGCGCATTGGAACCCCCTTGATACAACTTACACTTggaagtaatctctgattactaagCACAAGTGCACTCAACTGGAAGCCCCTTGTCAATCaataaacaaaaatcaaaatgcaaatcgcaagaaaacaaaacagatCAAACTTGTCACTTGCCAGTCGCAGGGGTAGATTTCCTTGAttgtctcaaaaattttgtcgaaatttattatttttgtgcTGGAAATAGAAAGGTTTTCTCTTCTCAGTGTAATCAGGTAGATTAACCACAGCATGGCCAGTTGGGCGAATCGACCCCCTATCAAGGATGCCGCTAACAATAATCCATCTTCAGCAAGAAAGAAATGGAATCTTGAAGGTAAGTTCAGTATGCGGCATCAACCGAACATGTTACTGCGTGAAGCATGATCTCATACATCGTTCATTTAAAACGAAAACATCTGTGAATTCTTTTGCAGATAAAAAATCGTTGCGCAATCTAAAATACCACTTTGCCGAGGATGGCTGCTCGGACGTTCAGTACACATTGGCCAAGCAGTTGCTGGAGGAGAATGCGGAAGCAGATCCGGTTCATAACCATGCCCAAGCTGTGCACTGGTTACTGCGAGCTGCTCAGCAAGGTCATGAACAAGCGATTGTCATGTTGAGCGAATGCTACCGAACCGGACGAGGGATAAACGAGATGAATGAGGAAGATGTGCGATCCTGCCTAGCGATGAGCCCTGGCGAACGATCGGCTCGAAGGGCAGCACAAGAGTTGTTTGCTTCTCTTAGCAATGGCGAGGAATACGTGACGGCGGCACAGTTGGAAAAGCGAATGCGTGAGATTTACAAACtggataaaaaacgaaaaaggacCCGACCGGATGGGGCCGAAGCTGGCGAGATTAGAATGGAAGCCAGCCCTGACCGAGGCGGAagtcgaatgaatcgaagaacTAGCCAGTTTCAACAGATGAATCATATTTCGGAGGCGAGTTTACTGTCGGCCGCTGTCAATTACTCGAATGGAAGATTGCCCTTTCTGGGGAATGCTTTAATTCTGTCCGTTCCTAATCCACAAAGCCTGGATCATGTACCGTGCTTTCATAGGCCATTCTTTCATCCGATTATGTTTTTTTCGCTGCTATATCATCGTCTTTTAACAATGCTTGCCACGTTTCCTGGCTCTGGATTCTCCGGAATACAGCTCGTTTTGGTTATGGTGGCCTACTCATTGTTTGCCAGCGATAACCTATTTACTCTTGTACCCGTTGGAGCATACTATATCAGCTTAATCGTCATGGTGCTGTGCAgttttaaaatgttaaaatctAAACACGAGTTCATTGATTTCCGGATGTGGTCGGGATTATTTCTGCGCTATGGCGATGAACACCTGAACACCGACGATTCTGAAAATCAGTACCTGCGGAATAATCTTAAACcgtatttgtattttttcattGCGTTTTTTACTAACGTTATGCTACATCCTAACATCAACGATCAGTGGCTGCCGTTTTCAGAAATTACGGTAGTCTCCTTTGTTCTGACCTTTGTCACGATGCTGGCGTTTATGTATACTGCTTCGGAACGAAGCTTTCCGGACCCAAtgattttgttttcgttcggATTGAACGTGCTGGCCAAATATCCCTACGAGATGGACTCGGTCGTGACTACCGGCTGGCGGTTCTTGGACCTAAAAGTGCCCGCTTTCTCGACATTTGTAATTGGCAATGGAATTGAATTCTGCCTGAACTGCCGAGCACTGTTATATTTAATAATTCCGATTTTTCTAACATTCATTGCTCGACGACACGATTGGCGGGGTGTGTACCAGTATCTGATACCACACTGCGTAACCCTGGCTTGGCTACAAATCTGCATCATCAGTTCTCAATCAGCAACCATGTTCGGACTGGTAAGTTGTGAATTTAAATGTTAAAATAAGTATTAAGTAAttttcgtttgatttttttAGGTCCGTGGTGCTCTGGGACTATCTGGATTATTGTTGTTTTTACCTCTGTTCGGTATTGTGACTTTACTGATACCTGTGTTTGCTACTATCGAATGGCTGTCGCTCACTGATTCTACTGTTCGCTTGTGGTCATCAGTTAGTGCCGCTATCATTGCCATTTTGATCTCATTTTATATGGCCACATCTCGGAGAACTGAAAAGTACATCACATTCCTTCAAATTACAGTCTGCGTTATAGCGACCGTCTTTCTAACTCTGCCTCACATGATGTCCAACTTTGAAACGCTGCACAGGACGGAAACCGCCGATTTGTACGAATCTAGCACCGTTGCGTCACAGACTAAGAGCCAACAGCCCCCCAGCAGCCTCAGCTGGGAGTCATATTACAAATTTTGTCATCAGCCGGCTTGGGATCGATTGGGCAACAAAATTCGAACTCAATTGCGATGTGCCCATCTAGACGGGACAGCCGTTCGATGGGAGGGTAGCGTTCAAGATCTGGAAATTGTCACACGGCGGAATCTGAGGGCGGATTTAATACATAGCTATCTGCCACGGCTGCTGGCGGATCGTATCGCTTGTTTTTATGGAGAACGGGTTGAACCTTTGTGTGATCCATCGGAGGAACAGCAACACTGCGAAGAGATGAACAGCTTTATGCGGCAGCGCACGCGATGCCATTTAGACAAGTGGAACATGTAACTATTGTTAGGTTCTCCTAATTGATGATACTAACTTCTACTATTTTCTGTCATTTGTAGTTATGAATACGAAATCAAGGTACGCATGCCATCACTAGGATTGTTAACGAAACCGGCCGAAGTGACGCTACGGGCTGTGCATGCATTTGGTAACTTTACTCGAAGTCTCAACAACAGCGATCGTATATGGTTCATTGGGATTTTGCGAAACTTTTTGAATCCTGCCAGCGCGGTACATTCCCATCAAACGGCGGGAGGCGATTTCGAGGACCTTCACATCGAATTAAATGCTGCCGGAGGCAAATCGGAGCGCAGCAATATGCGATTGGGAAGGAAAAATCCCCTGATAGAGGTGCTGTCGATTGGTTGCATCCACTGCCAAAACCCAGAGCTGACCTCAATCCATGTGTCGGATGGTTTGAAAGTTAACGCCAGGGTGCGAGATCTGTTGCGCGGTATCAAGTATCTGCTGAACGTCATCTTCAATCCGCTCGTTATTTTCAAGTAATATGTAAAAGGTTGTGTGTAGTAGTCTCGCTTTATAAGCGCCCAACCACCGTACTGATGGAaactcattttcattttttatgtttgtttGCGTTTTTCGATTCCCAGCCGTTATTCGCCAGTATGGTCGCATTTAATGAACGGGAAGTAATCTTAACTGTGTGCTAGACGTAAATAGCAAGTTAACAAATAGCAGCGTACAGGTTGAGATTTTGATGCTGATGattattgtaatttattagtgttttattttttgaaaatgaTAGGCGTAATAATGATAGCTGTATAATAAAATAGTTCATATTGATAAAATTTTTTGTAATCTTTATTCTAAAAAACTCACGTTCAATGCATCCTCGAGTTCAAACTCGAGATGCATTATCTCAGCGTACGATAAGATgatataaaagcaaagccttggacttaaacgtcttttctaagacttgacccttttttatcgacagatttcacagccggctattagagaaaGGGAgagctacggggctagtgcaacaattctaTTTACTCTTTCTAGCAGCCacatcttacgctatggtctgagatactggaacatTGGCCGTGGGACGACTTAGTGGCCTGAGGCCAgcgccttggctcgtggcgcagaaagaggccctcaatgatccgctttagcatctctggcgatcgctcagcgggcgccatcacacccttggtctttgccattacgaccctgtaggcatctccccacgggttcgcattggcactagaacataacctttcaaagcaggcttatttactagcttttatcgcACCCTTatgcgctgcgcgtgcagcaacaagtgctactcgacattcagccctcccttcgtccgaacgaaaaaaaagtcttgggcataaccgtctttagacattacccttctttatcgacagacttcgtcgccggctgttagagtacaggacagttacggggctagtgcagcaatcctactgactatctagcagcaccgcatagctgagattcgaacatacgacggctggcttgttagaccagcatcgtaccttgaaacTGACTGGGCGTCcaaacgagctctttgcataattctcctcgcacgacaccatggacctcccgttacgtgctttgcatCCCGTTTACCGATACAGATTAAGCACTTGAGAAGCTCCGTGCAGTGGCTCcaatctggccccttgcagtttcaggccttatgcccgtgctcgaagcaccggtagcaagcctccgactgcttgagcacgctcagtgggtATACCGAcctccccacttttagcctagaaGCTGTCAGGACTTTGTTTCCGTCCGctagcggaagtcgtatggtggcctgACCCGGCCGGACTTGTGCAGGCGAACTGCCTCGGCTGCCACCACAACTCCACCTTATTCTTTGAGAACCTGTACGACCTCGaccacttcggtgatctcatccaggttcttaagctggagagtcaccgatggtgtgagagcacgtacctgcactcccttcccgagcactccttccgctatcgacttgtatgcAAAACTCTTCTTGGTGGAGCCCTTCTTTAACTCATGGATCATTCCgcgtgagcggcggatactcTGCAAAACCGCGTCCAGAGTAGGGGCTCTCCTCTCATGgtcttcagaacctccgagtatttcgacctgtcggttttcaggataagagcgtcgcccttcttcgctcgcttccctgtcaGTTTGGGTAGGCCTTTCTTTTTGGTGCAGCTTAGTGTTGTTTTCTTCTTTGCCTTGACCTCGATTCACGGGTAACCCGGGTGTTTCCTGCTGGTTGATCGGTTGGCTCCGCCAGCCCGCTAGCCTAAGGGCTTTTACCGATTAGGCGTTTctttggtccaccaggggtgccatcccccggggactgtcttaGGCGCTTGGTAGATAACTTACGctgacttcgacgccttcacgatccccttcttcacctctcctgcacgcaccacgaggtcgttgtgcgttttgatcgctgcacacaaggttcttcg contains these protein-coding regions:
- the LOC128737263 gene encoding TBC1 domain family member 7 encodes the protein MRTTPAMADERNFRSTYYEKVGCRSVEERKSLEILLKDKPLNVLKLKQFCIRFTVPNIHRNVLWNFLLGVTPAYTDSRQYVMTQREAVYNDLQRALQVLRVVDEKTPKHRVLYAMWLLETKQLCLGYDLNKENPFSKITEVLLQIFDNDIEIYWMAKGFHEYSHEIQEEMGKLSDLTSTILDKEDNGMFLHLKSCDILSVLPLAKWYGSFFAGVLSELALIRIWDKICGGSIKIVIFVFIEILRTLRRRVLRSVDLNSLLECIDSIRDEQETADLIVNKAIELWQQNKGHNEFILQSKSKTLI
- the LOC128740983 gene encoding wolframin; amino-acid sequence: MASWANRPPIKDAANNNPSSARKKWNLEDKKSLRNLKYHFAEDGCSDVQYTLAKQLLEENAEADPVHNHAQAVHWLLRAAQQGHEQAIVMLSECYRTGRGINEMNEEDVRSCLAMSPGERSARRAAQELFASLSNGEEYVTAAQLEKRMREIYKLDKKRKRTRPDGAEAGEIRMEASPDRGGSRMNRRTSQFQQMNHISEASLLSAAVNYSNGRLPFLGNALILSVPNPQSLDHVPCFHRPFFHPIMFFSLLYHRLLTMLATFPGSGFSGIQLVLVMVAYSLFASDNLFTLVPVGAYYISLIVMVLCSFKMLKSKHEFIDFRMWSGLFLRYGDEHLNTDDSENQYLRNNLKPYLYFFIAFFTNVMLHPNINDQWLPFSEITVVSFVLTFVTMLAFMYTASERSFPDPMILFSFGLNVLAKYPYEMDSVVTTGWRFLDLKVPAFSTFVIGNGIEFCLNCRALLYLIIPIFLTFIARRHDWRGVYQYLIPHCVTLAWLQICIISSQSATMFGLVRGALGLSGLLLFLPLFGIVTLLIPVFATIEWLSLTDSTVRLWSSVSAAIIAILISFYMATSRRTEKYITFLQITVCVIATVFLTLPHMMSNFETLHRTETADLYESSTVASQTKSQQPPSSLSWESYYKFCHQPAWDRLGNKIRTQLRCAHLDGTAVRWEGSVQDLEIVTRRNLRADLIHSYLPRLLADRIACFYGERVEPLCDPSEEQQHCEEMNSFMRQRTRCHLDKWNIYEYEIKVRMPSLGLLTKPAEVTLRAVHAFGNFTRSLNNSDRIWFIGILRNFLNPASAVHSHQTAGGDFEDLHIELNAAGGKSERSNMRLGRKNPLIEVLSIGCIHCQNPELTSIHVSDGLKVNARVRDLLRGIKYLLNVIFNPLVIFK